The segment ATCTGGAACACGGTGGCATTATGTTTTCCTGCAGATGCAAAGCGCCAAGAAAGCGGAGGCGTTTGTGAATGCCTTTCTGAAGCGTAGTATGCCGACGCTGAAGAAGAACAGCCTCCAGGCGTCTCTGGAGAGGAAGGCCGTGGTGTTGGAACACtttcagaagaagaagaagaggatgaaGCAGAAAAAGTCCAATCCTTTGTCTGCCAAGGAGAGAAGGGAGATGAGACTCTTTGAGATCAAAGCAGATCAGCAAAGGTGGGATTGTTGTCCATCCTGCGTTACAGTGATTTCCTGACCATGTCCAGTAATTGTCATCTCCTCGTGTACAGGTATGACATGTATCTTCCTCTTCATGAGCTCTGGGAACAATATATCCGAGACCTGTGCAATGGACTGAGACCGGACACGTGAGTTTTTATTATGAATCTGTTCAGTACAGCAACAAATGTCTGTCTGTTTTCATAAAATGATGTGTGTGTCCTGACTGCCTCTTACATACACGTCAAGGCTCCCCATGGCTGTACCTCACACTTCTTCCCTGCTCTCCTTAACCACCTATTGTCATCTCCCCACTCCCTCCGCCTTCCTCTGATCTCCTCCATGCTCCCCATATCTCCTCCACCCTGCTCTCCTTAGCCACCTATTGTCATGTCTCCACTCCCTCCGCCTTCCTCTGATCTCCTCCATGCTCTCCCTAACCACCTATTGTCATGTCTCCACTCTCTCTGCCTTCCTCTGATCTCCTCCATGCTCTCCTTAACCACCTATTGTCATGTCTCCACTCTCTCTGCCTTCCTCTGATCTCCTCCATGCTCTCCCTAACCACCTTTTGTCATGTCTCCACTCTCTCTGCCTTCCTCTGATCTCCTCCATGCTCTCCTTAACCACCTATTGTCATCTCCCCACTCCCTCCGCCTTCCTCTGATCTCCTCCATGCTCCCCATATCTCCTCCACCCTGCTCTCCTTAACCACCTATTGTCATGTCTCCACTCTCTCTGCCTTCCTCTGATCTCCTCCATGCTCTCCCTAACCACCTATTGTCATGTCTCCACTCTCTCTGCCTTCCTCTGATCTCCTCCATGCTCTCCCTAACCACCTATTGTCATGTCTCCACTCCCTCTACCTTCCTCTGATCTCCTCCATGCTCCCCATATCTCCTCCACCCTGCTCTCCTTAGCCACCTATTGTCATGTCTCCACTCCCTCCGccttcctctcatctccttcatcctgctctctctaacctcctatTGTCATCTCCCCACTCCCTCTGCCTTCCTCTGATCTCCTCCATGCTCCCCATGTCTCCTCCACCCTGCTCTCCCTAACCACCTATTGTCATGTCTTCACTTCCTCTACCTTCTTCTCATCTCCTCCACGCTCCCCACATCTCCTCCACCCTGCTCTCCCTAACCACGTATTATCTCCCCACTCCCTCCGCCTTCCTCTGATCTCCTCCATGCTCCCCATGTCTCCTCCACCCTGCTCTCCCTAACCACGTATTATCTCCCCACTCTTTCCgccttcctctcatctccatcCTGCTCTCACTAACCACATATTGTCATCTCTCCACTCC is part of the Mixophyes fleayi isolate aMixFle1 chromosome 10, aMixFle1.hap1, whole genome shotgun sequence genome and harbors:
- the POP4 gene encoding ribonuclease P protein subunit p29 isoform X2; the encoded protein is MQSAKKAEAFVNAFLKRSMPTLKKNSLQASLERKAVVLEHFQKKKKRMKQKKSNPLSAKERREMRLFEIKADQQRYDMYLPLHELWEQYIRDLCNGLRPDTQPQMVQNRMLKADLHGALVMVFKSKCPSYVGLKGIILQETKHVFKIITKENKLKVVPKLNCVFSLEIDGFITYIYGSKLQMRASERSAKKFKVKGSMDM